A stretch of Anaerobiospirillum thomasii DNA encodes these proteins:
- a CDS encoding nitroreductase family protein, producing the protein MKSFLELAKKRYSCREYSKKAVGVEAIETIIEAGLVSPSTCNYQPYHLYVVKGEKLKQLQSFGKLTNAPVGIVLCTDVKETWVRRHDNMDFGLADLSIVAEHMALEATDLGLDSTIVGSYEPQKVSELLNLPENHYPHLTLMLGYADPQDIPPSPERHSVLRKDPKLMVSYL; encoded by the coding sequence ATGAAAAGTTTTTTAGAGCTGGCCAAAAAGCGCTATTCATGTCGTGAGTACAGCAAGAAGGCTGTAGGCGTAGAGGCAATTGAAACAATAATTGAGGCAGGTCTTGTTTCTCCTAGTACCTGTAACTATCAGCCATATCATCTGTATGTTGTCAAAGGTGAAAAATTAAAACAGCTGCAGAGTTTTGGCAAACTGACTAATGCTCCTGTAGGTATTGTTTTATGCACAGATGTAAAAGAAACATGGGTGCGCCGTCATGACAATATGGATTTTGGTCTTGCTGATCTGTCTATTGTTGCTGAGCACATGGCACTTGAGGCTACCGATCTTGGTCTTGACTCAACCATTGTAGGCTCCTATGAGCCACAGAAGGTTTCAGAGCTTCTAAATCTGCCAGAAAATCATTATCCGCATTTAACTTTAATGCTTGGCTATGCAGATCCTCAGGATATTCCACCATCACCTGAAAGACATTCTGTATTAAGAAAAGATCCAAAGCTTATGGTTAGCTATCTGTAG
- the purC gene encoding phosphoribosylaminoimidazolesuccinocarboxamide synthase produces the protein MEKKRELYRGKAKSVYETDDPNHYIMLFRNDTSAFDGKIIEQLDRKGRTNNHFNYFIMKKLEEAGIPVHVEELLSDTECLVKKLDMVPVECVVRNVSTGSICKRLGVQEGLELNPPTFEFFLKNDELHDPMVNDSHIISFGWGTKEQIDEMRRLSFKINEVLKELFDKAGLILVDYKLEFGIYDGKLILGDEFSPDGCRLWDKETRKKLDKDRFRQGLGGVIEAYEEVAHRIGCPL, from the coding sequence ATGGAAAAGAAGAGAGAACTCTACCGCGGAAAAGCCAAATCTGTATATGAGACTGATGATCCAAATCACTACATTATGCTTTTCCGTAACGATACATCTGCTTTTGATGGCAAAATCATCGAGCAGCTTGATCGTAAAGGCAGAACAAACAATCACTTCAACTACTTCATTATGAAGAAGTTAGAAGAGGCTGGTATTCCTGTTCACGTAGAGGAATTACTCTCAGATACAGAGTGCCTTGTCAAGAAGCTAGATATGGTTCCTGTAGAGTGCGTGGTACGTAACGTATCAACAGGCTCAATCTGCAAGAGACTTGGTGTGCAGGAAGGTCTTGAGTTAAATCCACCTACCTTTGAGTTCTTCTTAAAGAATGATGAGCTGCACGATCCAATGGTTAATGATTCACACATCATTTCATTTGGCTGGGGCACCAAAGAGCAGATCGATGAAATGCGTCGTCTTTCATTCAAGATCAATGAAGTTTTAAAGGAGCTCTTTGACAAAGCCGGTCTTATTCTTGTTGACTACAAGCTTGAGTTTGGTATCTATGATGGTAAACTGATTTTAGGTGACGAGTTCTCACCAGACGGTTGCCGTTTATGGGATAAAGAGACCAGAAAGAAACTTGATAAGGACCGTTTCCGTCAGGGCTTAGGCGGCGTTATCGAGGCCTATGAAGAGGTAGCACACCGTATAGGTTGCCCTCTGTAA
- the bamC gene encoding outer membrane protein assembly factor BamC: MYKYKFSASALAVFTTMTLSSCGAVGEYYQYFSGELDTSLREPTGYYEHEIVKDAPDQLVVPAGLDAPAADNSLNIPDVAVSYGPTGEDMDIRAPIVPIRSEMGVDSQWANNEAIVWLRPDGPHAIHSEQQAWDLLGKVLMTMGVRPGQVTSGAYELTTVAADFNEYGKPYTGLDSESYGYRYRQVYRIRIGRSADNSIGIATSLIGSMTMLSSGKSMDNILSPIEQQRFATGFANEIIHTIDTVNTALISIPDEVSVILGRDSNDQDCFIINAPYESVWEVIRQVLPQYSFVIKEYSISNSTIRVEYDEEDYEFFAEKGVDAFNLESGEYIIRIAVEGDKSIVTFYDGDDKPLKTTVISALYPGMSKALVKGFENYSKFDMSSFM, translated from the coding sequence TTGTACAAGTATAAATTTAGCGCATCAGCTCTAGCTGTGTTTACCACCATGACCTTATCCTCCTGTGGTGCTGTGGGTGAGTACTATCAGTATTTCAGTGGCGAGCTTGACACTTCATTAAGAGAGCCTACAGGCTATTATGAGCATGAGATAGTAAAGGATGCACCAGATCAGCTTGTTGTTCCTGCAGGTCTTGATGCCCCGGCTGCTGATAACTCTTTAAACATTCCTGATGTGGCAGTATCTTACGGTCCTACCGGCGAGGATATGGATATCAGAGCTCCTATTGTGCCTATACGCTCAGAGATGGGAGTTGACAGTCAGTGGGCTAATAACGAGGCTATTGTCTGGCTCAGACCTGATGGTCCTCATGCCATACACTCAGAACAGCAAGCCTGGGATCTTCTTGGCAAGGTGCTTATGACCATGGGTGTACGTCCAGGTCAGGTTACATCTGGTGCCTATGAGCTTACCACTGTGGCCGCTGACTTTAATGAATATGGCAAACCTTATACAGGACTTGATTCTGAGTCCTATGGCTATAGGTACCGTCAGGTATATCGTATACGTATTGGTCGCAGCGCTGACAATTCAATAGGTATTGCCACCTCACTCATTGGCTCCATGACTATGCTCTCATCTGGCAAGAGTATGGATAATATTCTCTCACCAATTGAGCAGCAGCGCTTTGCCACAGGATTTGCCAACGAGATTATTCATACCATTGATACTGTAAATACAGCTTTAATATCAATTCCAGATGAAGTCTCTGTAATCTTGGGCCGTGACAGCAATGATCAGGACTGCTTTATTATAAATGCCCCATATGAGAGTGTTTGGGAGGTCATACGTCAGGTACTGCCTCAGTACTCATTTGTAATTAAAGAGTACTCTATTTCAAATTCAACCATACGTGTTGAGTATGATGAAGAGGATTATGAGTTCTTTGCAGAAAAGGGGGTTGATGCATTCAATCTTGAATCTGGCGAGTACATTATCCGTATTGCAGTTGAAGGCGACAAGAGCATTGTGACCTTCTATGACGGTGATGACAAACCTCTAAAGACCACTGTGATCTCAGCTCTCTACCCAGGCATGTCAAAGGCTCTGGTCAAGGGCTTTGAAAATTACAGCAAGTTTGACATGTCATCCTTTATGTAA
- the rfbB gene encoding dTDP-glucose 4,6-dehydratase, which yields MSNLLVTGAAGFIGSNYVFYHRDLRPDDTIVVLDALTYASIIETIKPLIGTKNFYFEHGDILDELKVNSIMEQYKIDTIVHFAAESHVDRSIAGPDAFIKTNVEGTHNLLKAARKYFIKDNVCTGHFHHISTDEVYGTLAPEDPAFKETNPFRPNSPYSASKAASDCLVRAYVHTYGLNATVTNCSNNYGPRQFPEKLIPLCITNLLDGLNVPVYGDGRQIRDWLFVEDHARAIDLAIDSRAHEGTWNIGGRAELTNLEVIHTICDRLDDMLKSEPALVERFAKSAIACGKSSRDLIVHVTDRPGHDRRYAIDPTFANDDLKFKPSLDFARGIELTIRWYIDNENWWRPLKNRLMDFSSR from the coding sequence ATGTCCAATCTTCTTGTAACCGGAGCAGCTGGTTTTATAGGATCTAACTATGTCTTTTATCACAGAGATTTAAGACCTGATGATACCATTGTAGTGCTTGACGCTCTTACCTATGCCTCAATCATAGAAACCATAAAGCCGCTCATAGGCACAAAAAACTTCTACTTTGAGCACGGTGATATTCTAGATGAGCTCAAAGTCAACTCCATTATGGAGCAGTATAAGATTGACACCATTGTGCACTTTGCAGCCGAGTCTCATGTTGACAGATCCATTGCTGGACCAGATGCCTTTATTAAAACCAATGTTGAAGGTACGCATAATCTTCTAAAGGCTGCCAGAAAGTATTTTATAAAGGACAATGTATGCACAGGACATTTTCACCATATCTCAACTGATGAGGTTTATGGCACTTTAGCACCTGAGGATCCTGCCTTTAAAGAGACCAATCCTTTCAGGCCAAATTCACCATATAGCGCCTCAAAGGCCGCCTCTGACTGTCTGGTCAGAGCCTATGTCCATACCTATGGTTTAAATGCAACAGTAACCAACTGTTCAAACAACTACGGCCCGCGTCAGTTCCCTGAAAAGCTTATACCTCTTTGTATAACCAATCTTTTAGATGGTCTTAATGTTCCTGTCTATGGCGATGGCAGACAGATAAGAGACTGGCTTTTTGTCGAAGATCATGCAAGAGCCATTGATCTGGCTATTGATAGCAGAGCACATGAGGGCACATGGAATATCGGCGGCAGAGCTGAGCTTACCAATCTTGAGGTTATACATACGATCTGCGACAGACTTGATGATATGCTAAAATCAGAGCCGGCATTGGTTGAACGTTTTGCAAAGTCAGCCATAGCCTGCGGTAAAAGCAGCAGAGATCTTATAGTGCATGTAACTGACAGACCAGGTCATGACAGACGTTATGCCATTGATCCTACATTTGCCAATGACGATTTGAAATTCAAACCATCTCTTGATTTTGCAAGAGGTATTGAACTTACCATCAGATGGTATATAGACAATGAAAACTGGTGGCGTCCGCTAAAGAACAGACTTATGGATTTTAGCAGCCGATAA
- the glnS gene encoding glutamine--tRNA ligase, which translates to MDEKVEERIPRNFITDIIDEDLKNGRTQSVATRFPPEPNGYLHIGHAKSICLNFGLARDYNGTCNLRFDDTNPEKEDMEYIKSIENDVKWLGFNWSGAIRHSSDYFEMLFGFAMELIQKGLAYVDESTPEQIKNMRGTLKEPGVNSPYRDRSVEENARLFQDMRDGKFKEGEACLRAKIDMASPFMCMRDPVIYRVRYAAHAMTGDKWCIYPMYDFTHCISDAIENITHSICTLEFQDNRRLYDWVLDNISIKARPHQYEMSRLNLEYSITSKRKLNLLVDKGVVDGWDDPRLTTISGLRRRGYTPASIREFCRRIGVTKQENTIEMSALESCIREDLNVNAPRAMAVLRPLKLIIENYGQEGVEATSFEVPNHPDHPEMGTRCISFSKEIYIDEADFREEANKQYKRLKLGHEVRLRHGYIIKAISCDKDENGRVVCVHAEAVPHSAGADVEGHKPKGVIHFVDANNCFRTDVYLYSRLFKEPNPAAFDDFLSTVDENSLEIIKDAALELSLKDAVVGQSFQFEREGYFCVDSKHFKPSQPVFNLTVALRETKKVVA; encoded by the coding sequence ATGGATGAAAAGGTAGAAGAGAGAATTCCACGCAATTTTATAACAGATATCATAGATGAAGATTTAAAAAATGGCCGAACACAGTCAGTGGCCACCCGTTTTCCGCCTGAGCCTAATGGTTATTTGCATATAGGTCATGCCAAATCAATCTGCTTGAACTTTGGTCTGGCCCGTGATTACAACGGTACATGCAATCTGCGTTTTGACGACACCAATCCTGAAAAAGAGGATATGGAATATATAAAGTCCATTGAAAATGATGTTAAATGGCTGGGCTTTAACTGGTCAGGCGCCATACGCCACTCATCAGATTATTTTGAAATGCTCTTTGGCTTTGCCATGGAGCTGATTCAAAAGGGTCTTGCCTATGTTGATGAGAGCACACCAGAGCAGATTAAAAATATGCGCGGTACCCTAAAAGAGCCAGGTGTCAATTCACCTTACAGAGATAGATCTGTTGAGGAGAATGCAAGACTGTTTCAGGATATGCGTGATGGCAAGTTCAAAGAGGGTGAGGCCTGTCTGCGTGCCAAGATAGACATGGCATCTCCATTTATGTGTATGCGTGATCCTGTAATCTATCGTGTACGCTATGCCGCCCATGCCATGACAGGCGACAAGTGGTGTATCTATCCTATGTATGATTTCACCCACTGTATCTCTGATGCCATAGAGAATATCACACACTCAATCTGTACTCTTGAGTTCCAGGATAACAGACGTCTTTATGACTGGGTGCTTGATAATATATCCATCAAGGCCCGTCCTCATCAGTATGAGATGAGCCGCCTCAATCTTGAGTATTCAATCACCTCAAAGAGAAAACTTAATCTTTTAGTTGACAAGGGTGTCGTTGACGGCTGGGATGATCCTAGACTTACCACTATCTCAGGTCTGCGTCGCCGTGGCTATACACCAGCCTCCATAAGAGAGTTCTGCCGCCGCATTGGTGTGACCAAGCAGGAGAACACCATTGAGATGAGCGCTCTTGAGTCATGCATCAGAGAGGATCTCAATGTCAATGCCCCACGCGCTATGGCCGTATTGCGTCCATTGAAGCTCATTATTGAAAACTATGGTCAAGAAGGTGTCGAGGCTACAAGTTTTGAGGTACCAAATCATCCTGATCATCCTGAGATGGGTACACGCTGCATTTCATTCTCAAAGGAAATCTATATTGATGAGGCTGACTTTAGAGAAGAGGCCAACAAGCAGTACAAGAGATTAAAGCTAGGTCATGAGGTCAGACTGCGTCATGGCTATATCATAAAGGCCATCTCCTGTGACAAGGATGAAAACGGCAGGGTTGTATGTGTACATGCCGAGGCTGTACCACACTCAGCTGGTGCTGACGTTGAAGGTCACAAGCCAAAGGGTGTAATTCACTTTGTAGATGCAAATAACTGCTTTAGAACCGATGTGTATCTGTACTCACGTCTGTTCAAGGAGCCAAATCCTGCTGCCTTTGATGATTTCTTATCAACAGTTGATGAAAACTCTCTTGAGATTATCAAGGATGCTGCCTTGGAGCTGTCTTTAAAGGATGCTGTGGTAGGTCAGAGCTTCCAGTTTGAGCGTGAGGGTTATTTTTGTGTCGATTCAAAACACTTCAAGCCTTCACAGCCTGTATTCAATTTAACCGTGGCACTGCGTGAAACCAAGAAAGTAGTGGCTTAA
- the maoP gene encoding DUF413 domain-containing protein: MSFESEKLFNDFQHFARGIRRSGEFSIRESTILEQCGTAMMELHQGIRQPADETEKVFLEQLHGSNVITDPNAKVFKKYLQVIQPRRLHRLCSVGAEDEMGGDFGSSSDDSSID; the protein is encoded by the coding sequence ATGAGCTTTGAGTCAGAAAAGCTATTTAACGACTTCCAGCATTTTGCACGAGGCATACGCCGTTCAGGTGAGTTCTCAATTCGTGAATCAACCATTCTTGAGCAGTGCGGCACAGCCATGATGGAACTGCATCAGGGCATTCGTCAGCCTGCTGATGAGACAGAAAAAGTATTTTTAGAGCAGCTGCACGGCAGCAATGTTATTACCGATCCTAATGCCAAGGTCTTTAAAAAATACCTGCAGGTTATTCAGCCACGCAGACTGCACCGTCTGTGCTCAGTTGGTGCTGAAGATGAGATGGGCGGTGATTTTGGCTCATCATCAGATGATTCATCTATAGATTAA
- the lysC gene encoding lysine-sensitive aspartokinase 3, whose protein sequence is MENLDIAKFGGTSVANYEAMNSSAAVVTSNPNTRLVVVSACAGVTNILVELASGALDKDKRDEKLAKLREIHTEITAHFDNDVKDRCNSYIEDHLKEICNLAVEATMGRSDALTDRIVSHGELLSSYLICEVFNKRGHKAKWFDIRTIMRTDSAFGCSQPLVEVLGHLSRQHLLPLLNNDEIVVTQGFIGSNSEGQTTTLGRGGSDYSAALLGEAAGAATISIWTDVPGVYTTDPRLVPHAKPIAELTYLEAAEMATFGAKILHPSTLVPAVRRGIPVYVGSSKEPEKGGTWVRPQTESKPPFRAVALRKNQTLIVLASPKMVGASGFLAKVFGIFAKYKQSIDLVSTSEVSIAVTLDAGSQTSGISSISDEMIAELREFCHVQIESGLSLVAIIGNEMSKTAGTATKAFDAIEKFAVRMICYGASSHNLCFLVDENNANDALIELHRFLLE, encoded by the coding sequence ATGGAAAACTTAGATATTGCAAAGTTTGGCGGCACTTCAGTTGCAAATTATGAGGCTATGAATTCTTCTGCAGCTGTTGTAACCTCAAACCCAAATACACGTCTTGTTGTGGTCTCTGCCTGTGCAGGTGTGACAAATATTTTAGTAGAGCTGGCATCAGGTGCCTTAGATAAAGATAAGCGTGATGAGAAATTAGCCAAATTAAGAGAGATTCACACTGAAATTACAGCTCACTTTGATAATGACGTAAAAGACAGATGCAATAGCTATATTGAAGATCACTTAAAAGAGATTTGCAATCTTGCTGTTGAGGCCACAATGGGCCGTTCAGATGCACTGACTGACAGAATAGTATCCCACGGCGAGCTTTTATCTTCATATCTTATCTGTGAAGTCTTCAATAAAAGAGGTCACAAGGCTAAATGGTTTGACATACGCACCATTATGCGCACCGACTCAGCCTTTGGTTGCTCACAGCCTTTAGTTGAGGTTTTAGGACATCTGAGCCGTCAGCATTTACTGCCTCTTTTAAACAATGATGAAATTGTTGTAACACAGGGCTTTATAGGATCAAACTCTGAAGGACAGACCACAACCCTAGGCCGAGGCGGATCAGACTATTCTGCTGCCCTTTTAGGCGAGGCTGCAGGTGCTGCCACAATTTCTATCTGGACTGATGTGCCAGGTGTATATACAACAGATCCGCGTCTGGTACCACATGCCAAGCCAATTGCCGAGCTTACCTATCTTGAGGCAGCAGAAATGGCCACCTTTGGTGCCAAGATTCTCCACCCTTCAACCCTCGTGCCTGCTGTGCGCCGCGGTATACCTGTCTATGTAGGCTCAAGCAAGGAGCCAGAGAAAGGTGGTACCTGGGTACGTCCACAGACAGAGTCAAAGCCACCGTTTAGAGCTGTGGCTTTGCGCAAAAATCAGACTCTTATCGTACTTGCAAGCCCTAAAATGGTAGGTGCATCAGGTTTTCTTGCCAAAGTCTTTGGTATATTTGCCAAATACAAGCAGTCAATTGATCTTGTCTCCACCTCTGAAGTTTCCATTGCTGTAACTTTAGATGCAGGTTCTCAGACCTCAGGTATCAGTTCCATCTCCGATGAGATGATTGCAGAGCTCAGAGAATTCTGCCATGTGCAAATTGAAAGCGGTCTGTCACTTGTTGCCATTATCGGCAATGAAATGTCAAAAACTGCAGGAACTGCCACCAAGGCCTTTGATGCAATTGAAAAATTTGCCGTGCGCATGATCTGCTATGGCGCCTCATCACACAATCTGTGCTTCTTAGTAGATGAGAACAATGCCAATGATGCTCTTATAGAACTGCACAGATTCCTGCTTGAATAG